Proteins co-encoded in one Brassica oleracea var. oleracea cultivar TO1000 chromosome C4, BOL, whole genome shotgun sequence genomic window:
- the LOC106337356 gene encoding uncharacterized protein LOC106337356 codes for MCNRKIPPPVPVHRPITRKFAAQLAENNPQTKKEVVMTMRTQGGDEAVLHLLNRTRELYRRRIQETASVDQLDSIFVECAITEAQPLGHEPTSSTDLNGTRERVTADAHGNSILEKSVLV; via the exons ATGTGTAACAGGAAGATTCCACCACCTGTTCCAGTGCATCGACCAATCACTAG AAAGTTTGCTGCTCAATTAGCTGAGAATAATCCCCAAACCAAGAAGGAG GTAGTGATGACGATGAGAACACAAGGAGGAGATGAGGCTGTACTTCATTTACTAAACCGTACCCGTGAGCTTTACAGGCGTAGAATCCAAGAAACAGCTAGTGTGGATCAGCTGGATTCTATATTTGTAGAGTGTGCCATTACAGAAGCACAGCCTCTTGGGCACGAGCCAACATCATCAACAGACCTAAATGGCACCAGAGAAAGAGTTACAGCGGATGCTCATGGGAACTCTATCCTGGAGAAAAGCGTACTGGTGTAG
- the LOC106340675 gene encoding uncharacterized protein LOC106340675, which yields MSATYQLLTERRQRRRINKKTEAMSYSSLKLPIFLILSSLLHAALGEEIICENLPTSMCAFSISATGKRCLLETANVAGEYTCRNSAVEVEGIVNHVESDECVAACGVDRKTVGISSDAMMEPGFAAKLCSPACFDYCPNILDLYFNLAAGEGAFLPDLCDAQRTNPHRSMMEMFSSGGAPEPAPGPVSDSSAPALAPAAM from the exons ATGTCTGCGACATATCAACTTCTGACAG AAAGGAGACAGAGAAGAAGAATCAACAAAAAAACAGAAGCAATGTCTTATTCTTCCCTCAAATTGCCAATCTTTCTCATTCTCTCATCTCTTCTCCATGCCGCTTTAG GGGAAGAAATCATTTGCGAGAATCTGCCCACTAGTATGTGCGCGTTCTCGATATCGGCTACCGGGAAAAGATGTTTATTGGAGACAGCTAACGTTGCCGGAGAATACACTTGCCGGAATTCCGCGGTGGAGGTTGAAGGAATTGTAAACCACGTGGAGAGCGATGAGTGTGTAGCCGCTTGTGGTGTTGATCGGAAAACCGTAGGGATCTCCTCGGACGCAATGATGGAGCCAGGCTTCGCCGCTAAGCTTTGCTCTCCTGCTTGTTTCGATTATTGCCCTAACATTCTTGATCTTTATTTCAATCTCGCCGCCGGTGAAG GTGCATTTTTACCTGATCTGTGTGATGCTCAACGGACAAATCCACACCGTTCGATGATGGAAATGTTCAGTTCCGGCGGGGCTCCTGAGCCTGCTCCAGGCCCTGTCTCCGACTCCTCAGCCCCTGCTCTAGCTCCGGCTGCTATGTAA
- the LOC106338656 gene encoding uncharacterized protein LOC106338656, producing the protein MSHIDLEQGRIGDRQLSFRDSEDVVSCFHSNTYGYYDYDTDEYSSSVSSVSNESEKSVCRICKSEVGYGQGLIELGCSCKGDLAFAHRQCAETWFSLKGNEVCEICHSDARNVTGANEMVEEEVVVVVEVEEEGVAAVGEDGESWWQRRMLLIFVITCWVSPFSIYFLVIQN; encoded by the exons ATGTCACACATCGATTTAGAACAAGGAAGAATAGGAGATCGACAGCTATCGTTCAGAGACAGTGAAGATGTCGTTTCATGCTTCCACTCGAATACGTACGGATATTATGACTATGACACTGACGAGTATTCGAGCAGTGTCTCTTCGGTAAGTAATGAGTCAGAGAAGAGTGTGTGTAGGATTTGCAAATCGGAGGTTGGATACGGTCAGGGTTTGATTGAGTTGGGATGTTCGTGTAAGGGTGATCTGGCGTTTGCTCATCGACAATGTGCTGAGACTTGGTTCAGTCTCAAAGGAAACGA AGTATGTGAGATTTGCCACTCGGATGCGAGGAACGTGACCGGCGCGAATGAAATGGTAGAGGAGGAGGTGGTGGTGGTGGTAGAGGTTGAGGAAGAAGGAGTCGCTGCGGTGGGGGAAGACGGAGAGAGCTGGTGGCAGCGGCGGATGCTGTTGATTTTTGTGATAACTTGTTGGGTGTCACCATTTTCCATCTACTTTCTTGTAATCCAAAATTAA